A DNA window from Actinokineospora baliensis contains the following coding sequences:
- a CDS encoding AMIN-like domain-containing (lipo)protein: MKRLFSIVAAVAVACTLAVFAPGAATADPYCGITWGSGVKSAGLNAAGWLRDVRGGRHECYDRLVIDLDAPGGHGYHVSYVNEITQDGSGAVIPTRGAAKLQIVARGRAYDDNGQSTYHPANWTELVDVTGWSTFRQVVFAGTFEGDSTVGIGLRARLPFRAFTLPRDNGGTRIVIDVAHFW; encoded by the coding sequence GTGAAACGCTTGTTCTCGATCGTGGCCGCGGTGGCCGTGGCGTGCACACTCGCGGTGTTCGCGCCCGGTGCGGCCACAGCGGACCCGTACTGCGGCATCACGTGGGGCTCCGGGGTCAAGTCCGCGGGCCTCAACGCCGCGGGCTGGCTGCGCGACGTGCGCGGCGGCAGGCACGAGTGCTACGACCGGCTGGTGATCGACCTGGACGCCCCCGGCGGCCACGGCTACCACGTCAGCTACGTCAACGAGATCACCCAGGACGGCAGCGGCGCCGTCATCCCGACCCGGGGCGCGGCGAAGCTGCAGATCGTCGCCCGCGGCCGCGCCTACGACGACAACGGCCAGTCGACCTACCACCCGGCCAACTGGACCGAACTGGTCGACGTCACCGGCTGGTCGACCTTCCGGCAGGTGGTCTTCGCAGGCACGTTCGAAGGCGACTCGACCGTGGGGATCGGGCTGCGGGCCCGGTTGCCGTTCCGGGCGTTCACCCTGCCGCGCGACAACGGCGGCACCCGGATCGTGATCGACGTGGCGCACTTCTGGTGA
- a CDS encoding peptidase inhibitor family I36 protein, protein MTAIGGSAILAVATATAAGAATARNGVCETGEFCLYWGFGLSGSVSDFSGSISNYGASQPGCYEFKGPGAGQGECVKNNAISAWNRTSGNQITVYYNSGYGGISDTFLPDEHGDMIEAMRNQNASHKFA, encoded by the coding sequence GTGACTGCCATCGGGGGGAGCGCCATTCTGGCGGTGGCCACGGCGACCGCGGCCGGTGCCGCGACAGCCAGGAACGGGGTCTGCGAGACCGGGGAGTTCTGCCTGTACTGGGGCTTCGGCCTGTCGGGATCGGTGTCGGACTTCAGTGGTTCGATCTCGAACTACGGCGCCTCGCAGCCGGGGTGCTACGAGTTCAAGGGGCCAGGCGCGGGTCAGGGTGAATGCGTCAAGAACAATGCGATCTCGGCCTGGAACAGGACGAGCGGGAACCAGATCACGGTGTACTACAACAGCGGCTACGGTGGAATATCAGACACATTCCTGCCCGATGAGCACGGGGACATGATCGAGGCGATGCGCAACCAGAACGCCTCGCACAAGTTCGCGTAA
- a CDS encoding M20 family metallopeptidase, which produces MTVLDSRPDLPFEGGRGTRVAKSGPESAVLITPSGVTMPPVEDLGAGRGPEWLDQWLAANAADVLAWFRHIHAHPELSRQEFATTELVAGLLKSFGLQPELLPGGTGLICDIGTGERCVALRADMDALPMTEATGLPYAATTPGAAHACGHDAHTTILLATGIALASAPSLPGRVRLIFQPAEEVMPGGALEVIDAGGLDGVERIFGLHCDPRTEVGRVGTRVGAITSATDLLELRLTSPGGHTSRPHLTADLVHALGTVITGLPALLSRRVDPRSGTVLVWGAVHAGDAPNAVPQDGFLRGTLRTGDHDVWADLEPLVEGLVQSLLAPTGVGYELQHRRGVPPVINERESTQYLRTAIEAALGEDALAGTKQSAGGEDFGWYLEHVPGSFMRLGVWPGEGPMRDLHQPTFELDERALLAGIRVMTHTALAALA; this is translated from the coding sequence GTGACTGTGTTGGATTCGCGGCCCGACCTGCCCTTCGAGGGTGGCCGAGGTACCCGGGTGGCCAAGTCGGGTCCGGAGTCCGCCGTGCTGATCACCCCCAGTGGGGTCACTATGCCCCCTGTGGAAGATCTCGGCGCGGGGCGCGGACCGGAGTGGCTGGACCAGTGGCTCGCCGCCAACGCCGCCGACGTGCTGGCCTGGTTCCGGCACATCCACGCCCACCCGGAGCTGTCCCGGCAGGAGTTCGCCACCACCGAGCTGGTCGCGGGCCTGCTCAAGTCGTTCGGCCTGCAGCCGGAGCTGCTGCCCGGCGGCACCGGCCTGATCTGCGACATCGGCACCGGTGAGCGCTGCGTGGCGCTGCGCGCGGACATGGACGCCCTGCCGATGACCGAGGCCACCGGCCTGCCCTACGCCGCGACCACCCCCGGCGCCGCGCACGCCTGCGGCCACGACGCGCACACCACGATCCTGCTGGCCACCGGCATCGCCCTGGCCTCCGCGCCGTCCCTGCCCGGCCGCGTCCGGCTGATCTTCCAGCCCGCCGAGGAGGTCATGCCCGGCGGCGCGCTCGAGGTCATCGACGCGGGCGGCCTCGACGGCGTGGAGCGCATCTTCGGCCTGCACTGCGACCCCCGCACCGAGGTCGGTCGGGTCGGCACCCGGGTCGGAGCGATCACCTCGGCCACCGACCTGCTCGAACTGCGCCTCACCTCGCCAGGCGGGCACACCTCCCGCCCGCACCTGACCGCCGACCTGGTGCACGCCCTGGGCACCGTGATCACCGGCCTGCCCGCGCTGCTGTCGCGCCGGGTGGACCCCCGCTCCGGCACCGTGCTCGTGTGGGGTGCCGTCCACGCGGGCGACGCCCCCAACGCCGTCCCGCAGGACGGGTTCCTGCGCGGCACCCTGCGCACCGGCGACCACGACGTCTGGGCCGACCTGGAGCCCCTGGTGGAGGGCCTGGTGCAGTCCCTGCTGGCCCCCACCGGCGTCGGCTACGAACTCCAGCACCGCCGCGGCGTGCCGCCGGTGATCAACGAGCGCGAGAGCACGCAGTACCTGCGCACCGCGATCGAGGCGGCCCTGGGCGAGGACGCGCTGGCGGGCACCAAGCAGTCGGCGGGCGGCGAGGACTTCGGCTGGTACCTCGAACACGTCCCCGGCTCCTTCATGCGCCTGGGCGTGTGGCCGGGCGAGGGCCCGATGCGGGACCTGCACCAGCCGACCTTCGAACTCGACGAGCGGGCCCTGCTGGCGGGCATCCGCGTCATGACCCACACCGCCCTGGCCGCGCTGGCCTGA